The following proteins come from a genomic window of Hymenobacter canadensis:
- a CDS encoding sigma-54-dependent transcriptional regulator, with the protein MKTDSSSKFTICIIEDDPWYGQLLQYQLSLNPDYCVSLYASGQEFFEKVTTRPDVITIDFSLPDISGDKLLKKLVGKYPGLPVIVISSQSKIVTAVELLKQGATDYLIKDENTKELLWNAILRVRENASLKQEVKRLEQQLHEKYTFNNLLKGNSPALQATFALMEKAAQTPVNVSITGETGTGKELVAKAIHMNSERHKGPFVAMNMAAIPSELVESELFGHEKGSFTGAQGRKIGRFEEANGGTLFLDEIGELPAAIQSKLLRVLQERELQRVGGSETIKLNVRLITATHKNLADEVRGGGFREDLYYRIIGLPINLPPLRERSSDIVFLAKHFVDDFCREYRKPPLQLGSGVCAKLLAYDYPGNVRELKTTMELAAVLSNGTEIQLSDIVFTPSARSNELLLEEKTLREYTRTIIRHHLNKYQNNVPLVAQKLDIGRSTIYKMVQEGEI; encoded by the coding sequence ATGAAAACCGATTCCAGTTCAAAGTTCACCATCTGCATTATCGAGGACGACCCCTGGTACGGACAGTTGCTGCAGTATCAGCTCTCGCTCAACCCCGATTACTGCGTTAGTCTGTATGCCTCGGGGCAGGAGTTTTTTGAGAAGGTAACCACGCGCCCTGATGTCATTACCATCGACTTTTCGCTGCCGGATATCAGCGGTGACAAACTGCTCAAAAAGCTGGTAGGTAAATATCCAGGGCTGCCGGTCATCGTCATCAGCTCGCAAAGCAAGATTGTGACGGCTGTGGAGCTGCTCAAGCAAGGTGCCACCGACTACCTTATCAAGGATGAAAACACGAAGGAGCTGCTCTGGAACGCCATTCTGCGGGTGCGCGAAAACGCCAGCCTGAAGCAGGAAGTGAAGCGCCTGGAGCAGCAGCTGCACGAGAAATACACGTTCAACAACCTGCTCAAAGGCAACAGCCCTGCCCTGCAGGCCACCTTCGCGCTAATGGAAAAGGCGGCCCAGACGCCCGTTAACGTGTCCATTACCGGGGAAACGGGCACGGGCAAGGAGCTGGTGGCCAAGGCCATCCACATGAACTCGGAACGGCACAAAGGGCCATTCGTGGCCATGAACATGGCGGCTATTCCGTCGGAGCTGGTGGAAAGTGAGCTATTTGGCCACGAGAAAGGCTCCTTTACGGGCGCGCAGGGCCGCAAAATCGGGCGCTTCGAGGAGGCCAATGGTGGCACCCTGTTTCTGGACGAAATCGGCGAGCTGCCCGCTGCCATCCAGTCGAAGCTGCTGCGGGTGCTGCAGGAGCGGGAACTGCAGCGGGTGGGCGGCAGCGAAACCATCAAGCTGAACGTGCGCCTGATTACGGCCACCCACAAGAACCTGGCCGACGAGGTGCGGGGCGGCGGCTTCCGCGAAGACCTGTACTACCGCATCATCGGGCTGCCCATCAATTTGCCGCCGCTGCGGGAACGCAGCAGCGACATTGTGTTTCTGGCCAAGCATTTCGTGGACGATTTCTGCCGGGAGTACCGCAAGCCGCCCCTGCAGCTGGGGTCGGGGGTATGCGCCAAGCTGCTGGCCTACGACTACCCCGGCAATGTGCGCGAGCTGAAAACCACGATGGAGCTGGCGGCCGTACTCAGCAACGGCACCGAAATCCAGCTTTCCGACATTGTGTTTACGCCTTCGGCCAGAAGCAATGAGCTGCTTCTGGAGGAGAAGACGCTGCGCGAATACACGCGCACCATCATCCGGCACCACCTCAACAAGTATCAGAACAATGTACCCCTGGTAGCGCAGAAGCTGGATATCGGCCGCTCTACGATTTATAAAATGGTTCAGGAAGGTGAAATATGA